A single window of Leptospira koniambonensis DNA harbors:
- a CDS encoding circularly permuted type 2 ATP-grasp protein, which yields MLLTNYQTDSFYDEMFSEEGGIRQSYHILKSRIEGMEDKELLKRKASAEKALLSLGITFNVYGDEEEEERIMPFDIIPRIVTSFEWKKMEEGLKQRIRALNLFIQDIYGDENIIKDGVIPAEIVYSSSGYLKECKGIKPPKGIWIHITGTDLVRDGDGQMLVLEDNLRCPSGVSYVLENREVMKKTFPELFASLSVRPIYDYPIRLRGMLEHLSDKPNPNIGVLTPGIYNSAYYEHSFLASRMGVPLVEGTDLTVRDDKLYMRTTKGLKQVDVLYRRIDDTFMDPKTFRKDSLLGVPGIFEVFKKGNVALANAPGTGVADDKVIYSYVPDFIKYYLGEEPIIPNVPTYLCSREKDLKYVCENIGNLVVKAANGAGGYGMIIGPVASEKEKEEFVEKVKADPRNYIAQPVLSLSRIPTLIEDKLEGRHVDLRPFILYGEEIYVMPGGLTRVALRRGSLVVNSSQGGGSKDTWVMG from the coding sequence ATGCTCCTGACAAATTACCAAACGGATTCCTTTTACGACGAAATGTTCTCTGAAGAGGGGGGGATTCGCCAGAGTTATCATATCTTAAAATCCAGAATCGAAGGGATGGAAGATAAAGAGCTTCTGAAACGGAAGGCTTCCGCTGAAAAGGCACTTCTATCCTTGGGCATCACTTTTAATGTCTATGGAGATGAGGAAGAAGAAGAGAGGATCATGCCTTTCGATATCATTCCTCGCATTGTAACTTCTTTCGAATGGAAAAAAATGGAAGAAGGTCTTAAGCAAAGGATTCGTGCTTTAAATCTTTTCATCCAAGACATTTACGGTGATGAGAATATCATCAAAGACGGTGTGATCCCGGCGGAGATCGTTTATAGCAGTTCCGGTTATTTAAAAGAATGTAAAGGGATTAAACCTCCTAAGGGGATTTGGATCCATATCACTGGAACGGATCTTGTGCGTGACGGGGATGGGCAGATGTTGGTCCTCGAGGATAATTTACGTTGTCCTTCCGGTGTTTCTTATGTATTAGAAAATCGTGAAGTAATGAAAAAGACCTTCCCGGAACTTTTTGCGAGTCTTTCCGTAAGGCCTATCTATGATTATCCGATCAGGCTTCGTGGGATGTTGGAACATCTTTCTGATAAACCGAATCCGAATATTGGAGTCCTGACACCAGGGATTTATAATTCCGCTTACTACGAACATAGTTTTCTTGCGTCTCGTATGGGAGTTCCTTTGGTAGAAGGTACTGATCTTACTGTTAGAGATGATAAATTGTATATGAGAACCACTAAAGGTCTCAAACAAGTGGATGTTCTTTATAGAAGGATCGATGATACATTCATGGACCCTAAAACTTTCCGTAAAGATTCTCTTTTGGGTGTTCCGGGTATATTCGAAGTATTCAAAAAAGGTAATGTTGCACTTGCGAATGCTCCTGGTACTGGAGTCGCGGATGATAAGGTGATCTATTCTTATGTTCCTGATTTTATTAAGTATTATCTGGGAGAAGAGCCGATCATTCCTAATGTTCCTACGTATCTATGTTCCAGGGAGAAGGACTTAAAATATGTCTGTGAGAATATCGGGAACCTAGTTGTAAAAGCGGCTAACGGAGCAGGCGGATATGGAATGATCATTGGACCTGTTGCGAGCGAAAAAGAAAAAGAAGAATTCGTAGAAAAAGTTAAGGCAGACCCTCGTAATTATATCGCCCAGCCTGTTTTGAGTTTATCCAGGATCCCTACATTGATAGAGGATAAATTAGAAGGAAGGCATGTGGATCTAAGACCTTTTATCTTATACGGAGAAGAGATCTATGTGATGCCCGGAGGTTTAACTAGAGTTGCATTAAGAAGAGGTTCCTTAGTTGTGAATTCTTCCCAGGGTGGTGGCTCTAAAGATACTTGGGTGATGGGTTAA
- a CDS encoding alpha-E domain-containing protein, producing MLSRVAESVYWMNRYMERAENYSRFLDVNFQLSLDLNEDSNRQWMPLVYTTGDNELFSKKYNNPSKENVIHFMSLDIENPNSIMNCLIRARENARTIRENISTPMWEVINEFYLTIKSKRKFEESDMPGIAEFFKAIRNQCLLFYGCQEATISHDEVWHFALLGRLLERADKTTRILDMKYFILLPAREEAGSTLDLIQWLSLLKSASAHEMFNRFYTRITPKNIAEFLILDKIFPRAIRSCLSKAFDSLKILSGSEKDSYGDETEKRVGVLLSEMNYASIDEIFSSGMHEYLDQLQVRLNGIAAQLDETYFRN from the coding sequence ATGCTAAGCCGAGTCGCTGAATCCGTATACTGGATGAATCGTTATATGGAAAGGGCCGAAAATTATTCACGCTTTTTGGATGTGAATTTTCAACTTTCCTTAGATTTGAACGAGGACTCCAACAGACAATGGATGCCTTTGGTATACACTACCGGAGACAATGAATTATTTTCTAAAAAGTATAATAATCCAAGCAAAGAGAATGTGATCCACTTCATGAGTTTGGATATTGAAAATCCAAATTCTATCATGAATTGTTTGATCCGTGCCAGAGAAAATGCAAGGACCATCCGTGAAAATATTTCCACTCCTATGTGGGAAGTGATCAACGAATTCTATCTTACGATCAAATCCAAAAGAAAATTCGAAGAATCTGATATGCCTGGGATTGCTGAATTTTTCAAAGCGATCCGAAACCAATGTTTATTATTCTACGGTTGCCAAGAAGCCACAATCTCTCATGACGAAGTTTGGCATTTTGCATTGCTCGGAAGATTATTAGAAAGAGCGGATAAGACAACTCGTATCTTAGATATGAAATATTTTATACTTCTTCCTGCAAGAGAAGAGGCTGGATCCACTTTGGATCTGATCCAATGGCTTTCTCTTTTGAAATCTGCAAGTGCTCATGAAATGTTTAACCGTTTTTATACAAGGATCACTCCAAAAAATATCGCTGAGTTCTTGATCTTAGATAAAATTTTTCCAAGAGCAATCCGTTCTTGTTTGTCCAAGGCATTTGATAGTCTGAAAATTTTAAGTGGTTCTGAAAAAGATAGTTATGGGGACGAAACAGAGAAGAGGGTAGGTGTTCTTCTTTCTGAAATGAATTACGCCTCGATAGACGAAATTTTTTCTTCAGGTATGCATGAATATTTGGACCAATTGCAAGTAAGATTGAATGGTATCGCTGCACAATTGGACGAAACCTATTTTAGGAATTGA